The genomic interval TCATCACCTGACTTATCCTGTTTCATAGTAAATTTTCTGATTAGCTGACCAAGTTTGACTTCTTCATCTTTCACCAAAATTGGACGATGGCAATGACGATAAGGGCTGAATTTTTCAGATTGAAAAAGTGCTTCTCGAGTAAAGTCGCCTGCCTTAAGCAATAATCTTGGCTCTTTATCCGAATTGACAATTACAATCCATTTTTTTCCTGACTGATTAATGCTATTTAAGAATTCATCTTGTGCAGAAGGTTTTATATCAGGGAAAATTGGACGATCATCCTTGAAATCGATTTGTATAATACTCTTCGGATCGACTAATTCACCCTCTTCCCTAAAAGGAACATCATCTATTTCCAAAAAGTTTAAAGCACCTTGTCCTTCAACTACATCAATTTCAGTCGAAGCTGCCTCCATATGCAACCTGATCAGT from Candidatus Cloacimonadota bacterium carries:
- a CDS encoding DUF21 domain-containing protein; the encoded protein is YFTRNALKLSALLLPILRVYQIILYPVNRPSAWILDKLLGGEEIRYFKERDLRRLIRLHMEAASTEIDVVEGQGALNFLEIDDVPFREEGELVDPKSIIQIDFKDDRPIFPDIKPSAQDEFLNSINQSGKKWIVIVNSDKEPRLLLKAGDFTREALFQSEKFSPYRHCHRPILVKDEEVKLGQLIRKFTMKQDKSGDDIIENDVILLWGEESRIVTGEDLLGRLLRNIAATSD